GCGGGTCATGTCAGTGGGTCCTCTCACGGGTGGGGTCGTCGATGACGGGCAGGCCGCCCTCGCGGTGGGCGCGGCGCAGGTCGTCCAGGTAGGCGCGGGAGCACATGGCGGTGAGCTGGGCGGTGCCGCCGCGCCGGATCCGGATCTCGCCGTCGGTGGCCACTCCGGCCAGCCGCAGCAGCGCCGGACCGGTACCGGACTGGGCGTCCTTCACCCGCCCGCGGCGGACGAAGGCGAGGTCCCAGCTGTCCACGGCGACGTCGTCGGGCAGCAGCAAGGTGACCGCGGCGGAGACGAGGTCCAGCCGCACGGTGACCGGTTCGCCCCAGCCGATCCGCGGTGAGCGGAGGTCCAGCACGACGGTGGCGCGGCGGGCGCGTACGTCGAACTCGGTGGCCTCGGTCCAGTGGCCCAGGTGCTTCACGGTGGTGTGGTCCGCGTGGATGCGCTCGGCGGACTCGAGCGGAGTCGCTGTCGTCATGGCGAGATAGTCTCAATGAAACTAGTAGCTCGTCAACTAGTTTCGTTGAGAGTGGCTCCGGTAGGCTCTCGGCATGCGCAGCTCCCCTCTCGGCCTCACCGTTCTCTCGCTTCTGCACCTGCAGCCGCTGCACCCGTACGGCATCCAGCGGCTGATCAAGCAGTGGGGGAAGGACCAGGTCGTCAACGTCAGCCAGCGGGCGAGCCTGTACCGGACCATCGACCGGCTGCTCGAGGCGGGGCTGATCGCCGTGCGCGAGACCAGCCGGGATCAGCAGTACCCGGAACGCACGGTCTATGAGGTGACGGACGCGGGCCGTACGGCAACGCGCGAGTGGCTGCGGGAGATGCTGGTCGCGCCGCGGGCGGAGTACCCGGAGTTCCCCGCCGCGCTCTCCTTCACCATGATGCTGCTGCCGCAGGAGGTTGCGGCCGATCTGTCCGCTCGCGCCGCACAGGTACGCGCCCGGCTGGACGAGTTGGAGGCCGCCGCCGAGGGGGCCCGCCAACTCGCGCTGCCGCGGATCACCATACTGGAGGACGAGTACCGCCGCGCCGTACTGACCGCGGAGCTCAACTGGCTCGACGCGGTCACGTCCGACCTCCGTTCCGGCGCGCTCACCTGGGACTTCGAAACCCTGGCAGCTCTCGCCAGAGCTACGTCCTGAGGAGCCGGAGCACCCGCTGCCGGCGGACTTCCTCGTGCGTTCGCCCCGGGACGCGAGTGCACCCGCGGGCTGCTCCGCGGGGGTGACAGCCTCGTGGCCCAGCAGCCATGGCTAGGAGAACAACTGGGCGCCGGTCACCCCGGGGCCGGACGGCACCGCCTACATCGGCGTCTTCGACAGCCCGGCCGCCGTGCGCGACGGCGGGTGGCCTGAGCGAGCGGTCCGGGCCAGGACATCGACCAGGGCCGCCACCGTCGGCCGGTGTTCGGCGAAGGAGCGGCAGACCACCACGATGTGACGCTCCATGGTCTCCCGCAGTTCCAGGACGTCGAGGCAGGACGGGCGCAGCCGGAGCATCAGGTCGGTCACCACGCTGACCCCGACGCCGGCCTCGACCAGGGCCAGGGTGGCGGCCGTGTCCGTCACCTCGTGCAGCACCTGCGGTTCGAATCCGGCTCGGCGGCAGGCGGTGAGCACGGCACGGCCGTAGTAGCTGCCGGCCGACGGCAGGATCCAGCCCAGTCCGCCGGCGTCGGCGAGCGAGACCTTCTTCCGGCCGGGCATGGCTCCGGCGGGCACCGCGAGTGAGAAGCGTTCCCTCGACAACTCGGTCACCCGCAGGGACGGATCGCGCGGGATCGGCACATCCGGGTAGTCCAGGCCCAGGGCCAGGTCCACGGTGCCGCCGGCGACCGCGTCGTACACCTCGTCCACATCCATGTCCCGGCTGCGCACGGTCACGCCGGGATGCCGCTCACGTACCTGGCGCAAAGCCGGCGGCAGGATCTCGGCGGCGGCCGTGGCGAAGAGCCCGACCCGGAGTGTCCCGGATATCTCGTTCCTGGTGCGCTCCAGCGCTTCGACGGCCTCGGCCTCCGTCGTGAGGATGCGCTCTGCGTGCAGGGCCAGGGTGGCTCCGGCGTCGGTGAGTTCCACGCGGCGCCCCACTCGCCTCAGCAGTTGCATCCCGGTGGCCTTCTCCAGTGCGGCGATCTGCTGCGAGACCCCGCCGGGCGTGTACCCCAGGGCCTCCGCGACGGCGGTGATGGTGCCACGCCTGGTCAGTTCCACCAGTGAGCGCAGCTGCGCACTCGTCCAGTCCATATAGGGACCCTAAAAGATCAAAGGCATGAATCGTTGATGGACGTCAATGGTCGGCTTGCTGCACGATGACGCGGAGACTGGTGATCGGCATCACTCTGTCACTGACAGCCCCGCCGCCCGGACATGGCACCGTCCGGCGCGGTGGCCTCCGGAAGGGAGTGACCCGTTGTCCTCCTCCGTCTTCCGCACCGTTCCGGCCTCCGCCGATGTCGTGATCATCGGTGGTGGCGTCATGGGTGCGAGCACCGCGTTCCATCTCGCCGAGGCCGGCGTGACGAACGTCGTCGTCGTGGAGCGCGGCGACCTCGGCTGCGGCAGTTCGGGCAAGCCGATCGGCGGTGTCCGCGCCCAGTTCTCCGATCCGCTCAACATCGAGCTGGGCAGCCGCAGCCTGCGTGCCTACCGGGACTTCCCCCGTCGGCCCGGCGCCGACATCCGGCTCGACACGGTTGGCTACCTCTTCCTCCTCGACAGCGAACAGCAGGCGACCGCCTTCGAGGCCGGGGTCAAGCTCCAGAACAGCCTCGATGTGCCGAGCCGCATGATCGGCCCCGACGAGGCCCGGCGCCTGTGTCCCTACGTCAGCACCGACGGCCTCGTGGCCGCCGCGTACTCCCCCGCAGACGGACATGCCCGCCCCGCCCTGGTCGTCCAGGGATATGCGCGGGCCGCGGCCCGTGCCGGTGTCACCCTCGCCACCCACACCGCGGTCCTGGGCCTCGACACGGCCGGAGACCGCGTCGTCGGTGTGCACACCAGCCACGGCCGTATCGCGTGCTCCACCGTCATCTGCACAGCAGGAGCGTGGTCGGCGCACATCGGCGCCATGGCCGGCGTCGACCTCCCCGTCCGGCCGGTGAAACGGCAGCTGTCCTTCACCGTGCCGCTCACGCCGCCCGCCCCGCGCATCCCGTTCACCATCGACTTCTCCTCGACCGCGTACTTCCACAACAGTGACGACGGCCTGCTGTTCGGGCTGGCCGACCGCGGCCAGGAGGACGGCTTCGACACGACCTGGACCCCGGAGTGGCTGGAACTGTTCCGCGTCGTCGCCCGCCGCCGCGCCCCGGCCCTGGCCGAGATGCGCACCGGCGACGGCTGGGCGGGCCTGTACGAGGTCACACCGGACCACAACGCGCTCATCGGCCGCTCCGGCGACCTTTCCAACTTCCTTTACGCCGCTGGGTTTTCCGGTCACGGCTTCCTGCAGGCGCCCGCGGTCGGCGAAGTCGTACGCGACCTGTACCTGGAGCGGGAGCCGTTCACCGACATCTCCCCCCTCAGCGCCGACCGGTTCCGCCCCGGCGCCGGCGCCCGACCCGAAGCCCACGTCGTGTGACCACCGACGGCTCACCTGGTGTGACCCCGACCGAAAGGCCGAACCATGGCGATGATCAGTCAGTGGCGGCTGCGGGCCGCCTTCGCGGAGCGGCTGTCGCGGATGTACGGGCGGGAGGTGCCCGCCTACACCACGCTCGTGGACGTCTCGCGCGAGGTCAACGAGGACGTCCTGCGCGCGCGGGGAGCCGACGCCGAACGTCTGGGGTCCATCGGCCGGGTGACCGCCGAGCGGCACGGGGCCATCCGCGTCGGCACACCACGCGAACTGCGGCAGGTGGCTCGCATCTTCGGCGCTCTGGGCATGCATCCGGTCGGCTTCTACGACCTGCGGGAGGCCGCCGCCAGCGCCGTGCCCGTCGTCTCCACCGCCTTCCGGCCGGTCGACGGCGAGGAACTGGCGCGCAACCCCTTCCGGGTGTTCACCTCGATGCTCACCCCGGCCGACCCCCGCTTCTTCGACGCCGACCTGCGTGCGCGTCTGGAGGCCTTCCTCGCGGCTCGCGAACTGTTCCCGCCCGAGCTGCTGGCGCTGGCCGACCGGGCCGCCACCGAGCGGGAACTGCCCGAGCAGGAGGCCGAGCGGTTCCTGCAGCTCGCCGTGGCGGCCTTCGAACTGTCCGCCGAGCCGGTCGACAAGGCCTGGTACGAGACGCTGGAGCGGATCTCCGCCGTCGCCGCGGACATCGGCGGCGTGCGCAGCACCCACATCAACCACCTCACCCCGCGCGTCCTGGACATCGACGAGCTGTACCGGCGGATGACCTCGCGCGGCATCGAGATGATCGACACCATCCAGGGCCCACCGGCCTGGAAGGGTCCCGACGTCCTGCTGCGGCAGACCTCCTTCCGGGCCCTGGCCGAGATCCGCGCGCTGCGCACCCCGGACGGCAGCGTGGTCAGCGGCACCCTGCGGGTCCGCTTCGGCGAGGTCGAAGCCCGGGGCATCGCCCTCACCCGCGAGGGCCGCGCCCTGTACGACGGCCTCCTCGGCCGGGTGGACGAGCAGGCCTCACAGCACCCCTCTCGGGCCCGCGGCGACATCGCGCGCGCCGTGTGGGAGCGGCACATGCCCGGCAGCGAGCAGGAACTGGCCGCCGAGGGACTGGCCTACTTCACCTACCAGGTCAGCCCCGGCCGGCCGCGCGACGGCAGCCGCCCGCCGGCTGATCTCGGCGCACTGGTGCGACAGGGCTGGGTACGGGCCGAGCCCATCGTCTACGAGGACTTCCTGCCCCGCTCCGCCGCCGGCATCTTCCAGTCCAACCTCGGCGGCGCGGGCACCCGCGACAACGGCCGGCAGGGCATCGCGTACGACGACGCCTGGCTGTCCGGCGCCATCGGCCGCGAGGTCCTGGACCCGTTCGCCCTCTACGAACGGCAGCAGAACCGCTCCCTCGCGGAGGTCGCCCGCGCACTCGACCTCACCGACACCCCCTCACCCAGTCAAGGACGGCCATGACCAGCACCTCCCTGCCCACCACGGACGAGCTGCGCACCCGCGCCCGTACGTCCCTGCGGAACGTCGGCGTCGACGTGCCCGAGGGCAACGCCCTCCACGCCCGTACGCCCCTGACCGGCGAGCACCTCTTCGGGCTGCGGGCCGCCACCGCAACCGACGTCGAAGAGGCCATCGCCGCCGCCCGCACTGCCTTCCTCACCTGGCGCACGACGCCCGCACCGCGCCGCGGTGAACTCGTGCGCCGCCTCGGCGAGTTGCTGCGCGTGCACAAGGGCGATCTGGCCGACCTCGTCACCATCGAGGCGGGCAAGATCCGCTCCGAGGCACTCGGCGAGATCCAGGAGATGATCGACATCTGCGACTTCGCGGTCGGCCTGTCCCGGCAGTTGTACGGCCGTACGATCGCCTCCGAACGCCCCGGCCACCGCCTGGCCGAGACCTGGCATCCCCTCGGCGTGGCCGGCGTCATCTCCGCGTTCAACTTCCCCGCCGCCGTGTGGTCGTGGAACACCGCCGTCGCCCTGGTCTGCGGCGACACCGTGGTCTGGAAGCCCTCGGAGTTCACGCCGCTCATCTCCCTGGCCTGCGACCACCTGCTCGCCCGCGCCGCCGAGGAGGTCGGCGCACCCCGTGACGTGCACCGCCTCCTCCTCGGTGACCGGGCGGTCGGCGAGAAGCTGGTCGACGACCCCCGCGTCGCCCTCGTCAGCGCCACCGGCTCGACCCGCATGGGCCGTGCGGTCGGCCCGCGCGTCGCCGCCCGCTTCGGCCGCAGCCTGCTGGAGCTCGGCGGCAACAACGCCGCGATCGTCGCCCCCTCCGCCGACCTGGACCTCGCCGTCCCGGCCATCGTCTTCGCCGCGGCCGGTACCGCGGGCCAGCGCTGTACGACACTGCGCCGCCTCATCGTCCACCGCGACATCGCCGACCCCCTCATCGAGCGGCTGACCAGCGCCTACACCAAACTCCCCATCGGCAACCCGTTCGACGACACCACGCTCGTCGGCCCGCTCATCTCCACGACGGCGCTGGAGGCCATGCACCACGCCCTCACCCGCGTCCAGGCCCAGGGCGGCAAGATCCTGGCCGGCGGAAACCGGCGTCTCGCAGAGGCGGCGCCGGCGGCGGCCTACACCGAGCCGGTCCTCGTCCACGTCGGCGAACAGACCGACGTCGTACGGGAGGAGACCTTCGCACCGATCCTGTACGTCCTCACCTACGACACCCTCGACGAGGCGATCGCCCTGCACAACGACGTCCCGCAGGGCCTGTCGTCCAGCATCTTCACCCGCGACCAGCAGGAAGCCGAGATCTTCCTGTCCGTCGCCGGCTCCGACTGCGGCATCGTCAACGTCAACATCGGCACCTCCGGGGCCGAGATCGGCGGCGCCTTCGGAGGTGAGAAGGACACCGGCGGCGGCCGGGAGTCCGGCTCCGACGCCTGGAAGTCCTACATGCGCTCGGCCACCAACACCATCAACTACTCCAGCGAACTCGCCCTGGCCCAGGGCGTCAGCTTCCTCTGACCCGTACCGCCGGGTGAGCGTCACTTGTGGCCGTGCAGGAAGGCGGGGATCTCGTCGCGGGTCGGGTAGTTCGGCAGAGGTGCCGGCTCGGCTTGCAGGAACGCGGTGACGACGGCGGCGGCTCGGTCGTTGTTGCCGTCCAGACCGTTCCACAGGTGATGGCCCACTCCGGGCATGTACTGCGTGCGTTCGACGGCGGGGTCGTCGGCGAGGACGGCGGTCTCCCATTGACGAACCTGCGAGGAACACTCGGCGATCATCAGCATGGCGGGCGTCGTCGAACGCCTCAGTCGCGGTGCGATGGAGGGCGTGTCCTTCACCGTCTGCTGGATGCGGAGACTGGCAGCGGGGCTGAACGAGAAGTTCTGTGCCGTGTCCTCGGCCGGGATGCGGTGCGCGTCGCGCGCGCAGTAGGCGGACGCGGTGTCGCTGCCGAGGTCGGCGGCGGTGAACGCGTTGTCGCCCTCGGCCTGTCCGATCAGTTCGGTGTCGGGGGTGAGCAGTCCGAACCGCATGAGGCCGAAAGCCACGGCGTACCGGGGGAGGTGGGTCGATCGCGGCCCGGTCATGGCCGGCGCGAGACCGCGCGCGGAGGGACGCCCCTGGTGCCCGCGGATCCTCGCCGTCGGGCCGTCCATCGGGCCTGGTTCGGCGATGACCGCACGGTGCAGATGCGCGGCGACGGAGGGGTCGGCCAGGGCTCGGGTGAGCACGACGGCGCCTGACGAGAAGCCGAGGACGTCTGCCTTACCCTGGCCCAGGCGGTGGATGAACGCGCCGAGGTCACGGACCGATCGGGAGATCGTGTACTGGTCCATGGGGAGCAGGTCGCTCCGTCCGCCGCCCGCCTGTTCGTAGGTGTAGACGTCGTAGCCCTGACGCGCCAGGAGTTGCAGGAACCGGTGGTCGAGCACCGAGATGCCGCGGACCGGTCCGCCGTTGAGGTACACGAGCGGGATGCGGTGCCGGAGCGCGGGGTTCGCGGGCGGGTAGTGGTACACAGCGACCCGGCTGCCGGTGTCCAGCCTCCAGTGCCGCGTGGCCACGAACGGCAGGACGGGCGGATACCGCCGGGCCGTGGGTACGGTCGGGACGCAGACCGACGCTGTCAGCGCCGCCGCGACGATCACCGGCACGAACGGCACGAGCCGCGCCGCCCCGGTACGGCTGCGGCCCCGCCACAGTGCGGCGGCAGAGGCGGCTCCGAGGGTCGCCAGCCAAGCGGCGAGTCCCGAGTCGGCGCCGTCGGTGAGGACGAGCAACGCGAGAAAGACAACAGCCAGTGTCACGACGGCAGTCAGCGCCAGCAGCAGGCGTCCGGCGAAGCGGACAAGGCGTATGGCATACGTAGGCACGGTGAACCCCCGGGTTCCAGAACGCTGTTTCGGAACGATGTTTCAAAACGACGTTATCAAAGGATGTAGGCTTCTCGTCATGGGCAGGCCCAGAACGAACGACGAGACCGTCAAAGAGCGCCTGGTGGCGTGCGCGACCGAGATGCTTGCCACCCGTCCGCAGGAGTCGGTCACGCTCCGGTCCCTGTCCACCGCCGCCGGGACGTCGACGACGGCGGTGTACTCGCTGTTCGGCGGCAAGGACGGTCTGATCCAAGCGGTACGGGACAGTGCGGTCACCGGCCTGTTCCAGGACCTGTCGACCGTGCCGACCTCCGAGGATCCCCTCGCCGACATCTACGCACTGGCCGTCGCGTACCGGCGTTGGGCGTGCGGACACAGCCACCTGTACACGGTGTTGTTCGGAGGTGTGCAGCCCTTCGAGCCGACAGGCGCGGTCGGCAGCCATGACCCCATCGGGCCGCTCATCGCCGCGATCGACCGGGGCGTGACAGGCGCCGTCCTGGCCGGCGAGGCGACATCGATCGCCCTCTCGCTCTGGGTGACCCTGCACGGACTCGTGACGCTCGAACTGGCGGGGGCCCTCGACGCCCCGACGGCCGAAGCCGCGTTCCGGCCGACGATTCACGCCGCACTGCGCGGCTGGACGACACCGGACGTGTTTCGCGGCCTGCGCCACGCCGAACCCGCCTCCTGACAGCGACCGCCCGGGCTATTTGCGTATAGATGCAACAACGGGCACACTCTTGGAGTCGGGTCCTGTGCACGTGCTGAGCGTGTCCGGGGCGGAGCCACATCACGGAACGGAGGCAGCCATGGGTGCAGACCCTCCCAGTCCGCGCTGCCTCCAGGGCATTCGCTGACTTTTACCTGCCGCGGCCTCGAGTCTCGATGAGGCGGCCGTCGCCGCCCGGGCGGGCCCCTTCTTCCTTACCTGTATTTCCCATGCTGCCTGGGTGACCCCTGTCCTGCCGTCGGTGCGTTGGCCACGGCCGGGCATGCCGTCGTGCCCAGAGTGGGGGCGGAGGTCTTCGTGATGTCGATCCGTACCGACAACAAGCCCGCCGAGACGGTGGAGCGCACACCGCTGGTGGCGAGGCTGCCCGGGCGGCTGTCCCAGTTCTCCTGGGTGGACGCGGCGGTGGCCGCCGCCGTGCTGGTGATGCTTTATGTGGTGCTGCGCGTGGGGCACGGCACCACCGTCGCCTTCAACACCCGGCAGAACGTGAAGGTCGACACCGATCCGGCGCAGTTGCCGTACGACGCGGCCCGTTCGCTGCTGCGGATGTTCGCCGCGCTGGCGCTGTCGATCGCGTTCACCTTCGGCTACGCCTACGCCGCCGCCAGGAGCAGAAGGCTGGAGCGGATCCTCGTCCCGGCCCTGGACATCCTGCAGTCCGTGCCGGTGCTGGGCTTCCTGACGGTCGCGGTGACGGGGTTCATCGCCCTGTTCCCCGGCTCGATGCTGGGCCTGGAGTGCGCGTCGATCTTCGCGATCTTCACCTCGCAGGCGTGGAACATGACGTTCGGCTTCTACTACTCCCTCACCTCCCTCCCACGTGAACTCGACGAGCTGTCAAGGTCGTTCGGCTTCACCCGCTGGATGAGGTTCTGGAAGGTGGAGTTGCCGGCCGGGATGATCGGCCTGGTCTGGAACGGCATGATGAGCTTCGGCGGCGGCTGGTTCTTCCTGGTCGCCTCGGAGGCGATCAGCGTCAACAACCAGCGGTACGCACTGCCCGGCGTCGGCTCGTACGCCGGTGACGCGATCACCGATGGCGATCTGGGCAAGGTCGGCTGGGCCATCCTCACCATGGCGGTGATGGTGATCGGCGTGAACTTCCTGTTCTGGCGGCCGCTGACCGCGTGGGCGGAGAAGTTCAAGAACGAGCAGTCCGAGGCGAGCGAGGTCCAGCGGTCCGTCGTCCTGGACTTCCTGCGCCGCTCGCACTGGCCGCGGTTGCTCGGCCGGATGCTGCACCCTCTGGGGCGCGCACTCAGCACGGCCGGACGGGTCTTCGGCCGCGACGACCGTCCGCTCGTCGTCGACCGCACGCGGCAGCGCACCGGTGACATCGTCTTCACCGTGGTGGCCGGCGGGCTGATCCTGTGGGGCCTGCTCGACCTCGGTCACTACCTCCACGACCGCACCGGCCTGGGCGTGTTCGGCGAGCCGCTGCTGCTGGGCCTCGCCACCCTCGCTCGCGTGGTGGTGCTGGTGACGCTGGCCACCGTCGTCTGGGTTCCGGTCGGCGTGAAGATCGGCTTCTCGCCCCGTCTGACCAGGATCGCCCAGCCCGTCGTCCAGGTGTTGGCGTCCTTCCCCGCCAACTTCCTCTTTCCGCTCGCGGTGTGGTTCTTCCTGAGGACCGGGCTGTCCATCAACATCGGCGGCACGCTGCTGATGGCGCTCGGCGCCCAGTGGTACATCCTGTTCAACACCATCGCCGGGGCCATGGCCATCCCGAGCGATCTGCGCGAGGCCATGGACGACATCGGTGTGCGCGGCTGGCAGCGGTGGCGGCGGCTGATCATCCCGGGGATCTTCCCGTCGTACGTCACCGGCGGGATCACCGCGTCCGGTGGCGCCTGGAACGCCTCGATCGTCTCCGAGGTCGTGACCTTCGGCGGCACCAGCCTCACCGCCACCGGCCTCGGCGCGTACATCGCGAAGGCCACCGGGAGCGGCGACTACCCGCATCTGATCGCGGGGGTCGCGGTGATGAGCCTGTACGTCGTCGGGCTGAACCGGCTGCTGTGGCGCCGCCTGTACCGGCTGGCCGAGGCCCGCTACTCCCTCTGAACTTCCCTTTCCTGACAAGCATTTGGAGCACGTCATGGTGCTGAACGCCCTGCGCAACCTCCGCGCCGACCGCCAGGCTCGCGCCGGCCTCGCCCACCTGACCGCCGACAAGCCCCGCCGTCCCGCCGACGGCGAACTGCTGCTGGAGGCCGTCGGCCTGACCAAGTCGTACGCCGGTGCCGACGGCGAACTGCCCGTCCTGTCCGGTATCGACCTTCAGATCCGGGCGGGTGAGGTCGTCGCCCTGCTCGGCAAGTCGGGCTCGGGCAAGTCCACCCTGCTGCGCTGCCTGGCCGGGCTGGTGCCCACAAGCTCCGGTACCGTCGCCTACAAGGGCACTCCGCTCACCGGCGCCAACCCGGGGACGGCGATGGTGTTCCAGACCTTCGCGCTGCTGCCCTGGCTGACCGTGCAGCAGAACGTCGAACTGGGCTTGGAAGCCAAGGGAGTTCCGGCCGCCGAGCGCGCCGACGCCGCCCGGCAGGCCATCGATCTGATCGGCCTGGACGGCTTCGAGTCCGCCTACCCCAAGGAGCTGTCCGGCGGTATGCGCCAGCGCGTCGGTTTCGCCCGCGCCCTCGTCGTGGAGCCGGACGTGCTGATGATGGACGAGCCGTTCTCCGCCCTCGACGTGCTGACCGCCGAGAACCTGCGCGGCGAGTTGATGGAGCTGTGGGAGTCCGGCCAGTTCCCCACCCGCGCCATCGTCCTCGTCACCCACAACATCGAGGAGGCCGTGCTGATGGCCGACCGGATCGTCGTCCTGGGCGCCCGGCCCTACGGCACGATCCGCGAGGTCTTCGAGGTCGGCCTGGACCGGCCCCGGGACCGCGACTCGGCCGCCTTCGACGACCTGATCGACCGCGTCTACCGCACCATGACCGGCCGTCAGAAGGAGGCCCGTGTCCCCGGCCGGCACGAGGCGGTGGAGCTGGAGAAGCGCACCCCGGCGAACACCCCGCTGCCCCCGGCCAGCGTCGACGGACTGTCCGGGCTCGCTGAGATGGTCCTCCACCGCGGCGGACGGTGCGATCTGGCCGACCTCGCCGACGACCTCGGCCTGGCGGTGGACGACCTGCTCCCCCAGGTCGACGCGCTCGACCTGCTCGGCTTCACCACGCTCAGCGGGGACGACCTGCTGCTGACCGACACCGGTACGGCGTTCGCGGGCGCCGATGTGCAGGGGTCGAAGAAGATCTTCGCCGAGGCGGTCCAGCATGCCCCGCTGGTCACGCTGATCACAAGGAGTCTGCGGACCAACCCTGGCGGCACCGTGCGCACGGGCTTCTTCCGCGACCTGCTCGCCCACCACTTCACCGCCGAACAGGTCACCCGCCAGCTGGAGACGGCCACCGACTGGGGCCGCTACGCCGAGCTGTACTCCTACGACGCCGAGCCGCAGGAGTACCACCTCGACGAGAACGACGACACGCGTCTGGCCGCCTCCGCCGCAGGACGGGACTGAGGCGGAGACGTCAGTGTTCCGTGGCCGGCCGCCGGGCCCTGGCCACCCGTGCGGGAGCGCTCCCCTCCTGCGGGGCGGCGGCCCCCACGGCCTCCGGCGCCCCTCCTTCCGCCGCAGCCATGGCCACGTCCGCGGCCAGCACCGCGCTCTCCAGCAGCGCCCGCACCTGCGGGCCCGTGGCCCGGTAGAAGATGCGCGTGCCCTCACGGCGCGAGGTGACCAGTCCGGCGGCCCGCAGCTTCGCCAGGTGCTGGGAGGTGGCCGCGACGTGTGCCTCGATCAGCTCGGCGAGGCGGCTGACCGGCAGCTCCCGCTCGCTCAGCGCCCACAGCAGCCGGTAGCGCGACGGGTCCGCGACGGCCTTGAGCACCGCCACCGACCGCTCGGCCCGGTCCTCGTCCCATGACGCTACTTGCGCTTCCATGCAAGTATGGTAGCCGGTGATGCACACGACATCTCGGGGCGCGCTTGTTGCGTAGATGTGCAAATATAGGAGAGCGTGATGTCCTGGGCGCGCCGTCCGGGGCATGCCACCCGAGGAATCGCGTTGCCCGAGGAACCGAGGAGGAGGTGAGCGACATGGATCGCAGTAGTAGTCCGGGCCACGATCGGCCCCACACCCCCGTGTCCCCCCACTCCTCGGGCATCCGGTAGGCCCCGGCTCCACGGCCGGGCAGCTGACCGCCATGCCCTCGACCTGTCCCGCACCGGCGGGGCGAGGGGAGGTTCCCCATGGCGAACCTGACCACCTTCGACTTCGCACTCCGCCTCGCCGTCGGCGTCGCCTGCGGCGCCCTGATCGGCGTCGAGCGGCAGTGGCGCGCCCGGATGGCCGGACTGCGCACCAACGCCCTGGTGGCCGTCGGCGCCACGCTCTTCGTCCTCTACAGTGAGGCGGTCGGCGACGCCGGCAGCCCCACCCGGGTCGCCTCCTACGTCGTCTCCGGCATCGGTTTCCTCGGCGGCGGGGTCATCCTGCGCGAGGGCGGGGGCGTGCGGGGCCTCAACACCGCGGCCACTCTGTGGTGTTCGGCCGCGGTCGGCGTGCTAGCCGCCTCCGGACGGCTGGCGCTGTGCCTCATCGGAACGGCCACCGTGCTCGCCGTACACGTGCTGCTGCGGCCCGCGGGCCGGCTGATCGACCGCGTTCCGCAGCGCGACCCCGACAACGAAGGTGTACGGGCCACCGTC
The genomic region above belongs to Streptomyces sp. CG1 and contains:
- a CDS encoding LysR substrate-binding domain-containing protein produces the protein MDWTSAQLRSLVELTRRGTITAVAEALGYTPGGVSQQIAALEKATGMQLLRRVGRRVELTDAGATLALHAERILTTEAEAVEALERTRNEISGTLRVGLFATAAAEILPPALRQVRERHPGVTVRSRDMDVDEVYDAVAGGTVDLALGLDYPDVPIPRDPSLRVTELSRERFSLAVPAGAMPGRKKVSLADAGGLGWILPSAGSYYGRAVLTACRRAGFEPQVLHEVTDTAATLALVEAGVGVSVVTDLMLRLRPSCLDVLELRETMERHIVVVCRSFAEHRPTVAALVDVLARTARSGHPPSRTAAGLSKTPM
- a CDS encoding PadR family transcriptional regulator, translated to MRSSPLGLTVLSLLHLQPLHPYGIQRLIKQWGKDQVVNVSQRASLYRTIDRLLEAGLIAVRETSRDQQYPERTVYEVTDAGRTATREWLREMLVAPRAEYPEFPAALSFTMMLLPQEVAADLSARAAQVRARLDELEAAAEGARQLALPRITILEDEYRRAVLTAELNWLDAVTSDLRSGALTWDFETLAALARATS
- a CDS encoding aldehyde dehydrogenase family protein, giving the protein MTSTSLPTTDELRTRARTSLRNVGVDVPEGNALHARTPLTGEHLFGLRAATATDVEEAIAAARTAFLTWRTTPAPRRGELVRRLGELLRVHKGDLADLVTIEAGKIRSEALGEIQEMIDICDFAVGLSRQLYGRTIASERPGHRLAETWHPLGVAGVISAFNFPAAVWSWNTAVALVCGDTVVWKPSEFTPLISLACDHLLARAAEEVGAPRDVHRLLLGDRAVGEKLVDDPRVALVSATGSTRMGRAVGPRVAARFGRSLLELGGNNAAIVAPSADLDLAVPAIVFAAAGTAGQRCTTLRRLIVHRDIADPLIERLTSAYTKLPIGNPFDDTTLVGPLISTTALEAMHHALTRVQAQGGKILAGGNRRLAEAAPAAAYTEPVLVHVGEQTDVVREETFAPILYVLTYDTLDEAIALHNDVPQGLSSSIFTRDQQEAEIFLSVAGSDCGIVNVNIGTSGAEIGGAFGGEKDTGGGRESGSDAWKSYMRSATNTINYSSELALAQGVSFL
- a CDS encoding DUF1338 family protein codes for the protein MISQWRLRAAFAERLSRMYGREVPAYTTLVDVSREVNEDVLRARGADAERLGSIGRVTAERHGAIRVGTPRELRQVARIFGALGMHPVGFYDLREAAASAVPVVSTAFRPVDGEELARNPFRVFTSMLTPADPRFFDADLRARLEAFLAARELFPPELLALADRAATERELPEQEAERFLQLAVAAFELSAEPVDKAWYETLERISAVAADIGGVRSTHINHLTPRVLDIDELYRRMTSRGIEMIDTIQGPPAWKGPDVLLRQTSFRALAEIRALRTPDGSVVSGTLRVRFGEVEARGIALTREGRALYDGLLGRVDEQASQHPSRARGDIARAVWERHMPGSEQELAAEGLAYFTYQVSPGRPRDGSRPPADLGALVRQGWVRAEPIVYEDFLPRSAAGIFQSNLGGAGTRDNGRQGIAYDDAWLSGAIGREVLDPFALYERQQNRSLAEVARALDLTDTPSPSQGRP
- a CDS encoding NAD(P)/FAD-dependent oxidoreductase, translating into MSSSVFRTVPASADVVIIGGGVMGASTAFHLAEAGVTNVVVVERGDLGCGSSGKPIGGVRAQFSDPLNIELGSRSLRAYRDFPRRPGADIRLDTVGYLFLLDSEQQATAFEAGVKLQNSLDVPSRMIGPDEARRLCPYVSTDGLVAAAYSPADGHARPALVVQGYARAAARAGVTLATHTAVLGLDTAGDRVVGVHTSHGRIACSTVICTAGAWSAHIGAMAGVDLPVRPVKRQLSFTVPLTPPAPRIPFTIDFSSTAYFHNSDDGLLFGLADRGQEDGFDTTWTPEWLELFRVVARRRAPALAEMRTGDGWAGLYEVTPDHNALIGRSGDLSNFLYAAGFSGHGFLQAPAVGEVVRDLYLEREPFTDISPLSADRFRPGAGARPEAHVV
- a CDS encoding alpha/beta fold hydrolase, which encodes MPTYAIRLVRFAGRLLLALTAVVTLAVVFLALLVLTDGADSGLAAWLATLGAASAAALWRGRSRTGAARLVPFVPVIVAAALTASVCVPTVPTARRYPPVLPFVATRHWRLDTGSRVAVYHYPPANPALRHRIPLVYLNGGPVRGISVLDHRFLQLLARQGYDVYTYEQAGGGRSDLLPMDQYTISRSVRDLGAFIHRLGQGKADVLGFSSGAVVLTRALADPSVAAHLHRAVIAEPGPMDGPTARIRGHQGRPSARGLAPAMTGPRSTHLPRYAVAFGLMRFGLLTPDTELIGQAEGDNAFTAADLGSDTASAYCARDAHRIPAEDTAQNFSFSPAASLRIQQTVKDTPSIAPRLRRSTTPAMLMIAECSSQVRQWETAVLADDPAVERTQYMPGVGHHLWNGLDGNNDRAAAVVTAFLQAEPAPLPNYPTRDEIPAFLHGHK